Proteins from a genomic interval of Rhodococcoides fascians A25f:
- the ctaE gene encoding aa3-type cytochrome oxidase subunit III has translation MTSAVGTQGSAITQRVHSLNRPNMVSVGTIVWLSSELMFFAGLFAMYFVARAQANGNWPPEPTELNLTLAVPVTAVLIASSFTCQLGVFAAERGDVFGLRRWYIITLAMGAFFVSGQAYEYYHLVHEGTTLSSSVYGSVFYITTGFHGLHVIGGLIAFVFLITRTLVSKFTPAQATAAIVVSYYWHFVDIVWIALFATIYFIR, from the coding sequence GTGACGAGCGCTGTAGGGACTCAAGGATCGGCAATCACCCAACGCGTGCACTCGCTGAACCGTCCCAATATGGTCAGCGTCGGCACGATCGTGTGGCTGTCGAGTGAACTCATGTTCTTCGCCGGGCTGTTTGCGATGTACTTCGTCGCGCGAGCCCAGGCGAACGGAAATTGGCCGCCGGAACCGACCGAGTTGAACCTCACTCTGGCCGTACCGGTGACGGCCGTGCTGATCGCGTCGTCGTTCACGTGCCAGCTGGGCGTGTTCGCCGCTGAGCGCGGAGACGTCTTCGGTCTTCGACGGTGGTACATCATCACGCTGGCCATGGGCGCGTTCTTCGTGTCCGGCCAGGCGTACGAGTACTACCACCTGGTGCACGAGGGCACGACGTTGTCGAGCAGCGTGTACGGATCGGTCTTCTACATCACGACCGGCTTCCACGGACTGCACGTGATCGGCGGACTCATCGCGTTCGTCTTCCTGATCACCAGAACTCTGGTCAGCAAGTTCACTCCCGCGCAGGCCACCGCCGCCATCGTCGTCTCGTATTACTGGCACTTCGTCGACATCGTCTGGATTGCCCTCTTCGCGACTATCTACTTCATCCGCTAG
- the trpD gene encoding anthranilate phosphoribosyltransferase, protein MNAPTADEQPRTWRRILGALTTRTDLSSADTGWAMDEIMADNATAAQIAAFGVALRMKGPTPAEVSGLAESMLSHAVLVDTDTDAVDVVGTGGDGADTVNISTMAAIVVAASGIRVVKHGNRAASSKSGTTDVLEALGVRVTLGADAVAASVEQVGIGFCFAPMHHPALRFAAAPRKEIGIPTVFNVLGPLTNPGRPRAGLIGCAFESLAPVMADVFAGRGSSVLVVRGDDGLDEITLSTTTTVHVVSGGSVTVEMIDPLDYGIDRAPIEALRGGDAEFNAAVAHRVFAGEHGPVRDAVLLNAAAAIAAHQGVSGNLHERIEAGLATAATVVDNGSASRLLADWARCTTALAD, encoded by the coding sequence ATGAACGCACCGACCGCAGACGAGCAGCCACGAACCTGGCGTCGAATTCTCGGCGCGTTGACGACTCGTACCGACCTTTCCAGCGCAGACACCGGCTGGGCGATGGACGAGATCATGGCCGACAACGCGACGGCGGCACAGATCGCAGCGTTCGGAGTGGCCCTCAGGATGAAGGGGCCGACTCCGGCGGAGGTGAGCGGTCTCGCCGAATCCATGCTTTCGCACGCGGTGCTGGTGGACACCGATACCGACGCCGTCGACGTCGTCGGGACCGGTGGTGACGGAGCCGACACCGTCAATATCTCCACCATGGCCGCCATCGTCGTAGCGGCCAGTGGCATCCGGGTGGTCAAGCACGGCAACCGCGCGGCGTCGTCCAAGAGCGGCACGACCGACGTACTCGAAGCGCTGGGCGTCCGGGTGACTCTGGGAGCCGACGCGGTCGCGGCGAGCGTCGAGCAGGTGGGAATCGGGTTCTGCTTCGCGCCGATGCACCACCCCGCACTGCGCTTCGCCGCGGCACCGCGCAAGGAGATAGGCATCCCGACGGTCTTCAACGTCCTGGGGCCTCTCACCAATCCGGGCCGCCCGCGCGCAGGTCTGATCGGCTGCGCCTTCGAAAGTTTGGCTCCCGTGATGGCCGACGTGTTCGCGGGCCGTGGCAGCTCGGTGCTCGTCGTGCGCGGCGACGACGGACTGGACGAGATCACCCTGTCCACCACGACAACGGTGCACGTGGTGTCCGGCGGCTCGGTGACCGTCGAGATGATCGATCCACTCGACTACGGCATCGACCGGGCACCTATCGAGGCCCTCAGAGGCGGCGATGCGGAGTTCAATGCCGCAGTGGCGCATCGCGTGTTCGCCGGCGAACACGGACCGGTCCGTGATGCCGTGCTGCTCAATGCCGCCGCGGCCATTGCCGCGCATCAGGGCGTCTCCGGGAACCTACACGAGCGCATCGAAGCCGGATTGGCAACTGCTGCAACGGTTGTCGACAACGGTTCCGCGTCGCGGCTACTCGCCGACTGGGCTCGCTGCACCACTGCATTGGCCGACTGA
- a CDS encoding Lrp/AsnC family transcriptional regulator has protein sequence MINAIVLIDAEADLIPEAAQAVADVDGVTEVYSCAGDVDLIAIVKVRDHASIADVVTKHINRVRGVRSTTTHIAFQSYSSADVDAGFSIGE, from the coding sequence ATGATCAATGCCATCGTCTTGATCGACGCCGAGGCCGATTTGATTCCGGAGGCGGCGCAGGCCGTTGCCGATGTCGATGGTGTGACGGAGGTCTATTCGTGCGCTGGGGATGTCGATCTGATCGCCATCGTCAAAGTGCGTGACCATGCCTCGATCGCCGACGTCGTCACCAAACACATCAATCGTGTGCGTGGCGTTCGGAGCACCACGACTCACATTGCGTTCCAGTCGTATTCGAGCGCCGACGTCGATGCAGGGTTCTCGATCGGCGAGTAG
- a CDS encoding DEDD exonuclease domain-containing protein, protein MSLPIQLTFDELDTPLHETTFVVVDLETTGGSADTEAITEIGAVKVRGGEILGEFATLVDPGRSIPPYIVELTGITSAMLIGAPRIERVLPGFLEFARGSVLVAHNAGFDTGFLKAAASRLDIAWPRFQVLCTVKLARRVLTRDEAPSVKLSALSTLFRSGTRPTHRALDDARATVDVLHGLIERVGNQGVHSYAELVDYLPAVSAGQRAKRGLAAHLPGTPGVYLFRGPSDEVLYVGTSNNLKRRVRNYFTGSETRGRMKEMVSLATRVDHVECAHALEAGVRELRLLSAHIPPYNRRSKFPKKGWWITLTDEAFPRLSIVRTPTPNSLGPFPVRGDAAEASALVAEFCRLRTCTRRLARSVRHGDDCPATDVGGCPAAISGPMTADEYSGAPAQFLALVCGQDDAILYSMRRRVAELADRELYETAARLRDRIAITVEALRRMHRSAAVAAIAELVAARRTADGGWELIVVRFGRLAGAAVAPRGVHPMPVVDAITASAETVMPDPTPLRGAPPEEVGLIASWLRTDGVRIVRTSSGYCSPARSAGSWEDWCRTAREAARQEWSPRNDR, encoded by the coding sequence GTGAGCCTGCCCATCCAGCTGACGTTCGACGAACTGGACACCCCACTGCACGAGACCACGTTCGTCGTCGTCGACCTCGAAACCACCGGTGGCAGCGCAGACACGGAGGCCATCACCGAGATCGGTGCGGTCAAGGTTCGAGGAGGCGAAATTCTCGGCGAATTCGCCACCCTCGTCGATCCGGGCAGGTCCATTCCCCCGTACATCGTCGAACTCACCGGAATCACGTCGGCGATGCTGATCGGCGCGCCTCGGATAGAACGAGTGCTACCCGGTTTCCTCGAGTTCGCCCGCGGCTCGGTGCTGGTGGCCCACAACGCGGGCTTCGACACCGGGTTCCTCAAGGCCGCCGCCAGTCGTCTCGACATAGCGTGGCCCCGGTTTCAGGTGTTGTGCACCGTCAAGCTGGCTCGACGGGTACTCACGCGCGACGAGGCACCCTCGGTCAAACTCTCCGCGCTGTCCACACTGTTCCGATCCGGCACCCGGCCGACTCACCGGGCGCTCGACGACGCCCGTGCAACGGTCGACGTTCTGCACGGCCTCATCGAACGAGTGGGCAATCAGGGCGTTCACAGTTATGCCGAGTTGGTCGACTACCTTCCTGCGGTGTCGGCCGGCCAACGCGCCAAACGCGGGCTGGCCGCTCACCTGCCCGGCACGCCCGGCGTCTATCTCTTCCGCGGCCCGTCCGACGAGGTCTTGTACGTCGGCACCTCGAACAACCTCAAGCGCCGAGTACGCAACTACTTCACCGGGTCCGAGACCAGGGGCCGGATGAAAGAGATGGTCTCCCTGGCCACGCGTGTCGACCACGTCGAGTGCGCGCACGCACTCGAAGCCGGTGTCAGAGAGCTGCGCCTGCTCTCGGCGCACATCCCGCCGTACAACCGCCGGTCGAAGTTTCCCAAGAAGGGCTGGTGGATCACCCTCACCGACGAGGCGTTCCCACGACTGTCGATAGTCCGGACGCCGACGCCCAACAGTCTCGGACCGTTCCCGGTTCGCGGTGACGCCGCAGAGGCTTCGGCGCTCGTGGCGGAGTTCTGCCGTCTGCGCACGTGCACCCGCCGGCTGGCTCGTTCGGTTCGGCACGGTGACGACTGCCCGGCAACCGACGTCGGCGGCTGCCCAGCGGCGATCTCCGGGCCGATGACGGCCGACGAGTACTCCGGCGCACCGGCGCAGTTTCTTGCGCTCGTGTGTGGCCAGGACGACGCGATCCTCTATTCCATGCGCCGGCGGGTCGCCGAACTCGCGGACAGGGAGCTCTACGAGACTGCCGCGCGCCTGCGCGACCGGATCGCGATCACCGTGGAGGCGCTACGCCGGATGCATCGGTCGGCGGCCGTGGCCGCCATCGCCGAACTGGTGGCCGCGCGGCGGACCGCGGACGGAGGATGGGAGTTGATCGTGGTGCGATTCGGCCGTCTGGCCGGTGCTGCGGTCGCTCCCCGCGGAGTGCACCCGATGCCCGTCGTCGATGCCATCACCGCGTCCGCCGAGACGGTGATGCCCGATCCCACGCCGCTTCGGGGTGCACCGCCGGAGGAGGTCGGCCTCATCGCATCCTGGCTACGCACCGATGGGGTTCGCATCGTGCGCACCAGCAGCGGTTACTGCAGCCCGGCACGCTCTGCGGGTTCGTGGGAGGACTGGTGCCGAACGGCGAGAGAAGCCGCGCGGCAGGAGTGGAGCCCGCGGAATGACCGGTAG
- a CDS encoding C40 family peptidase — MASQLSNRSLRRVLVAGALTAGVVILPAAPAMAAPLTIPGVGTFEIPDIPGLPPLNIPGIPAPGAPLAPQVTPAAKAVQAAESKIGAPYVYGASGPDSFDCSGLIQWAYKQAGVSLPRTSYDQAAAGTPVSRDSLMPGDVVSFYGGSHSGMYIGDGNVVHASTSGVPVKVAPVDSMPFDGARRY, encoded by the coding sequence GTGGCGTCACAACTTTCCAACCGATCATTGCGGCGAGTTCTCGTAGCCGGAGCGCTCACGGCAGGCGTGGTCATTCTTCCCGCTGCACCCGCGATGGCGGCCCCCCTCACCATCCCCGGCGTCGGAACCTTCGAGATTCCCGACATCCCGGGCCTCCCTCCCCTCAACATTCCGGGTATCCCCGCACCGGGTGCGCCGCTGGCTCCCCAGGTCACGCCCGCAGCGAAGGCCGTTCAGGCTGCTGAGTCCAAGATCGGCGCTCCGTACGTGTACGGCGCCTCGGGTCCGGATTCGTTCGACTGCTCGGGTCTGATCCAGTGGGCATACAAGCAGGCCGGCGTCAGCCTGCCGCGCACGAGCTACGACCAGGCAGCCGCGGGCACACCGGTCTCGCGTGACAGCCTGATGCCCGGCGACGTCGTCTCGTTCTACGGCGGCTCGCACTCGGGTATGTACATCGGCGACGGCAACGTCGTGCACGCCTCCACGTCCGGCGTGCCGGTCAAGGTTGCTCCCGTGGACTCGATGCCGTTCGACGGTGCTCGTCGTTACTGA
- a CDS encoding NlpC/P60 family protein, producing MPTQTAIAQPGFDSASDAQTKLAELSRDSEQTNESLHNAQIDLDAKTAQQLDAQAAVDRSRAALDAAQAQLTQLKPAMDKVANVNYQGARTNRLFAVMVSDSPQQLLDQMSALDVISAETAGQVAQFQQASSDAAAAEQAATTAADQARVAAEQAKAVSDDLQAKQSELQGQIAEVMAAYSALSSSEQLSLAGSALPDGFDPTTILQNLTPGSGTSALQAGLTQIGKPYVWGGTGPDGFDCSGLVVWAYKQVGKTLPRSSQAQAEGGTPVDQKDLQPGDVVLFYPDASHVGIYAGNGNVLHASTFGVPVKVQSMASFPYYGARRY from the coding sequence ATGCCGACGCAGACTGCGATCGCTCAACCGGGATTCGACTCGGCGTCCGACGCCCAGACCAAGCTTGCGGAGCTCTCCCGAGATTCCGAGCAGACGAACGAATCTCTGCACAACGCTCAGATCGACCTCGATGCCAAGACTGCGCAGCAGCTCGATGCCCAGGCCGCCGTCGATCGGAGCCGCGCCGCTCTCGACGCAGCGCAGGCGCAGTTGACTCAGCTCAAGCCGGCCATGGACAAGGTAGCCAACGTCAACTATCAGGGCGCGCGTACGAACCGCCTCTTCGCTGTCATGGTCAGCGACTCACCTCAGCAACTGCTCGACCAGATGTCGGCTCTCGATGTGATCTCGGCCGAGACCGCCGGCCAGGTCGCCCAGTTCCAGCAGGCGAGTTCGGATGCCGCAGCGGCCGAACAGGCGGCAACAACGGCCGCGGACCAAGCTCGTGTCGCGGCCGAGCAGGCCAAGGCGGTCAGTGACGATCTCCAGGCCAAACAGAGCGAACTGCAGGGCCAGATAGCCGAGGTGATGGCCGCCTACAGCGCGCTGTCGTCGTCCGAGCAGCTCTCTCTCGCTGGATCGGCATTGCCCGACGGTTTCGATCCCACGACGATTCTGCAGAATCTGACGCCAGGGTCGGGTACCAGCGCGTTGCAAGCAGGTCTGACGCAGATCGGTAAGCCGTACGTCTGGGGTGGAACAGGTCCGGACGGCTTCGATTGCTCGGGACTGGTGGTGTGGGCGTACAAGCAGGTGGGAAAGACGCTCCCTCGGTCGAGTCAGGCTCAGGCCGAAGGCGGTACCCCGGTGGATCAGAAAGATCTGCAGCCGGGAGATGTGGTGCTGTTCTATCCGGACGCTTCGCACGTCGGTATCTATGCAGGTAACGGCAACGTGTTGCACGCGTCGACGTTCGGGGTCCCCGTCAAGGTGCAGTCGATGGCATCGTTCCCGTACTACGGGGCGCGTCGATACTGA
- a CDS encoding glycosyltransferase family 4 protein, producing the protein MRRTLLVTNDFPPRPGGIQSYLHSFASQLPADELVVYAPRWRGDSHEKFDARQPFEVIRHPTTLMLPTPLVARRAARILKSHRCDSVWFGASAPLAVMSSHLRKAGAERIVASTHGHEVGWSMVPGGRATLRTIGENTDVVTYVSKYTRGRFSSAFGRTAALEHLPPGVDTDRFVPDDAARAELRARYGLGDRPTVLCLSRLVPRKGQDFLIRALPGIRRAVDGAVLVIVGGGPYEKTLRELVRSTGMEQHVVFTGTVPSAELAAHHTIADVFAMPSRTRGAGLDVEGLGIVYLEASSCGVPVVAGTSGGAPEAVQHNKTGLVVDGTSVSCITDAIVRILSDRALATQMGNAGRAWVDAEWRWDVLTEKLRSLI; encoded by the coding sequence ATGCGTCGTACTCTTCTCGTGACGAACGACTTTCCGCCTCGCCCGGGTGGAATCCAGTCCTATCTGCACAGCTTCGCCTCGCAACTACCCGCAGACGAACTCGTGGTCTATGCACCGCGGTGGCGCGGAGACTCGCACGAGAAGTTCGATGCCAGGCAGCCGTTCGAGGTGATCCGGCATCCGACGACGCTGATGCTGCCGACTCCGCTCGTGGCGCGCCGGGCAGCTCGAATCCTGAAGTCGCATCGGTGCGACTCGGTGTGGTTCGGGGCGTCGGCTCCGTTGGCCGTGATGTCGTCGCACCTGCGCAAGGCTGGGGCAGAGCGCATCGTGGCCAGTACGCACGGTCACGAGGTCGGCTGGTCGATGGTGCCGGGCGGGCGGGCGACCCTACGCACGATCGGCGAGAACACCGATGTGGTGACCTACGTCAGCAAGTACACCCGGGGTCGGTTCAGCTCTGCGTTCGGTCGGACCGCAGCCCTCGAGCACCTGCCGCCCGGTGTCGATACGGATCGTTTCGTCCCCGACGACGCCGCGCGAGCGGAACTTCGCGCGCGCTACGGCCTCGGCGACCGCCCCACCGTTCTGTGTCTCTCGCGGCTCGTACCCCGTAAGGGACAGGACTTCCTGATCCGAGCGCTCCCGGGAATTCGGCGAGCCGTCGACGGTGCCGTTCTGGTGATCGTCGGAGGAGGGCCGTACGAGAAGACTCTGCGCGAGCTCGTTCGATCCACCGGAATGGAGCAGCACGTGGTGTTCACCGGCACGGTGCCGTCCGCGGAGCTCGCCGCCCACCACACCATCGCCGACGTGTTCGCCATGCCGAGCCGCACCCGTGGCGCGGGTCTCGACGTGGAGGGCCTCGGAATCGTCTACCTCGAAGCGTCTTCCTGCGGTGTGCCCGTCGTAGCCGGAACGTCCGGGGGTGCGCCGGAAGCTGTGCAGCACAACAAGACCGGGCTCGTGGTCGACGGAACGTCGGTCTCGTGCATCACCGATGCGATCGTGCGAATCCTGTCCGATCGCGCGCTGGCAACGCAGATGGGCAACGCCGGCCGTGCATGGGTCGACGCCGAGTGGCGTTGGGACGTGCTGACGGAGAAGTTGCGATCGTTGATCTAG